A genomic stretch from Arachis stenosperma cultivar V10309 chromosome 3, arast.V10309.gnm1.PFL2, whole genome shotgun sequence includes:
- the LOC130965231 gene encoding GATA transcription factor 1 encodes MEALGTVDDLLDFSSDVGEDNDVVVDRRRKGFPCNPECKQPSFTPLAMDDPNYSFSEFAEEELEWLSNKDAFPAVETFVDIPSVRPNMSKHQGTASVLEYRRSIPNNNCTNNITLLNGFDHLKVPVRARSKCRSRPRLAIADVSSHQSWWRLSSREISGAEVIKIPTIGRKCQHCGSEETPQWRSGPLGPKTLCNACGVRFKSGRLVPEYRPATSPTFRHELHSNSHRKIIEMRKQKQMGMV; translated from the exons ATGGAGGCTCTTGGTACCGTGGATGACCTCTTGGATTTCTCATCCGACGTAGGTGAGGATAATGATGTTGTTGTTGACAGACGCAGGAAAGGATTTCCTTGTAACCCAGAATGCAAACAACCTTCATTCACTCCGTTGGCCATGGATGATCCTAACTATTCATTCTCT GAGTTCGCCGAGGAAGAGCTTGAATGGTTGTCCAATAAAGACGCATTTCCTGCTGTCGAAACATTTGTCGACATACCATCTGTTCGGCCTAACATGTCAAAGCACCAAGGGACAGCCTCAGTGCTTGAATATAGAAGGAGCATCCCCAATAATAACTGCACTAACAACATTACACTCTTAAACGGCTTTGATCACCTGAAGGTCCCTGTCCGAGCAAGGAGCAAGTGCCGTAGTAGGCCTCGCCTGGCTATTGCTGACGTCTCAAGTCATCAGTCCTGGTGGAGACTATCTAGTAGAGAAATTTCCGGAGCAGAAGTGATAAAAATCCCAACCATTGGGAGGAAATGTCAGCACTGTGGATCTGAAGAAACTCCACAGTGGCGATCCGGTCCGCTTGGGCCAAAAACACTTTGTAATGCCTGTGGGGTTAGGTTCAAGTCTGGTCGGCTCGTCCCGGAGTACCGTCCTGCAACCAGCCCAACTTTTCGTCACGAGTTGCATTCTAATTCCCATAGGAAGATTATCGAGATGAGGAAGCAGAAGCAAATGGGAATGGTTTGA